The segment TAGTACGGGCGCATTGCTTCCGGAGGCACCCTTCCAGCTGGTGACAGCCTTTCGCTTCCTTTTCAACGCCGAGGAAGAGCTTCGAGCGAGCGCTCTCCGAGGGATTCGAGCGAATCTGGCGGATGAGGGTTCCGTCCTCATTATTAACAACCACGGGAGTACACCCTCAATTCGATCCGTCTCGCACGCTGCCTGGACTATGGTTCGCCCCTTCTTGAAGCTCAACCACAACCGCCTCAGCCATCGCGCTGTGATGCGCCTCCTGAAGGACTCTGGCTTTGAGATTGTCGAGTGGAGGTCGACAGGTTTGGCCGGCGAGAAATTGTGGCGGCTCCTTCCATCTGCAATCGTTGCTCGAGTCGAAAGAAAGGCATCAAGAAGTCGGGCTATGAAATGGGTTCTTCTCAATCGGCTGTACGCATGCCGTCCGCTTACAAATCCAAGTGTCAGGTAGGGGTATTCGCGTGGTTTCGAGACTCCTGCCAATTTCGGATCCGTTCAGATCACGGCCTTCCGATTTTTCATTGGCCCTTGTAGTCTTCTTCTCGTCCTTGCTCGGACTCTGCGCGCTCGGACTCTGCGCAGCCGTAGTCTCGGATACTCCCCTGGGCGCCCCGATTCTTCTGGCTGTGCTTTCCTTCACTCTCACCATGGTGATCATCCGGGTCACGTCAGGCGGTCTGGATCTATTCAATCCCGCAGTCATCTTTTCGCTCAGCTTCGCGCTGCTGTTCGTCATCCGGCCGATCTATGAGCTTCGATCATCGTCGTTCGGGGAATCCTTTCTTGGCCTCCCCATACCCGCGACTATGGGCAAAGCCGTCGTTGTCGCGTCCTTCGGGTTGTTATTCTTTGGCGTTGGTTACGGTATGCCCCTTGGAAAGACACTCGGTCAGCGAGTTCCTCCACCTTCGCACATAGAATGCCCAACCTTTTTCAAAGGTAGAATTTTTGTTGTCTTCTTTATCAGTGCCCTTGGCTTCGCGTCATTGGTAGCTTCGCACGGCGGGTTAGCTTTCCTGATGTCCCTTTGGGCGGGCCGGTCTCCCGAGGTGACTCTAGCGCTTCGTAGTAGCTCGGGTTATCTATACCTGGCGCCTCTCGCAGTGACCGGAATCTCCGTTTGGATCTTTGCAATCGGCGTCCGGGCGCGACGAAAGCTTTGGATCGTGATCGCGTTGATTCTTATGATTTATAGCGATATCGCGGTCCTTGGGCTGGGGAGTAGGAGCTATTTCTTGCCCCAGATTCTCGCCTTGGCCATGGCCTACTACCTCGTACGAAACAGGCGTCCCTCCCTTTCAGCTTTGCTTGCCGCAGTCGTTGTCGTTTTCGTGATCGGGATTACGCTTCCACGTGTCTACAGAGACACCCAAGTAAACGAAAACGGCCTTACCTCAGCTTGGTCTACGTCGGTGGACGTCCGTCAATCACTGGACGACTTTCTTCTCGGCCCGGACACCGCCATGGTAGACGCGCTCGCCTTTGAGGTCGATGCTGTTCCGGAACGGTATGACTTCACGTACGGGGCCACCTTTGTAAACGCTCTTGCTAAACCTGTCCCGAGGACATTGTGGGCCTCTAAGCCTCGAAGCGCGGATGAGGAGCTCAACGCACTTCTGTTTTCTAGCAGCTACGAAAGGGGGACTGGGGTGGCCTTCTCGGTCTTTGGCGAGCCCTGGCTCAACCTGGGTTGGGTGGGTGAGATCTTGGTCCTGAGCACCTTGGGGATAGCCGCGCGAGCGCTCTATGAATTCTTGCAGAAGAACCGTGCCAACGCCGCAGCCATCGCGGTCTTTGCTGTTTGTTCACCCTACGCCTTTGTATTTATGCGGGGCGGTATCGGCGTCGACTACTTCAGGATGGCGTTTGCACTGCTACCTCTGCTCTGGGTGTTGCGGGGCGTAGCCGAACTACGCTTCGGACCTTCGCGAAGCGCAGGCCTTCCGCAGCCCTGATCGCGATCTCGCAAGGGGCCTGAATGCTGACCGATTGTGGCGCCTCTGCTATTTGGTACCACCGAGGTGATCTCAGCGAGAGGAATGAGCCTGCCCTGATCGACGCGGGCATACCGGGACAGGTCGGACGGTCCGGGATGTAGGCGTGGAGCCATCGATAGACATGTTCTTGCGACAGATACAAGTCTTCGAGGGCTCCACGTGATCGGTTATCTTGCCATGCTCGACGTGCCCAGGGAACTCGTGCGTCACCTCGCCCGACTCCTGACGGATCACCGCCGGCTGCTCGGGACACGCCGCCGGACACGGGCCCTGACCTGCTACTACCAGGCGCTGATGATCCTGATCTGGTTCCGCAAGGTCGAGGACACCGCCCTGCTCGGCGCCGGTTTCGGGGTCTGCCGGGCGACCGCGTACCGCTACATCGCCGAAGGCATCACGGTACTGGCCGCCCAACGACCTGATCTGCACGACGCCCTGCGCTGCGCCGCCGATGACGGCTGGGCCTTCGTGATCCTCGACGGCAAGTTGTTCGACAGCGATCGCTTGGCCGAAACCACCACCAGCATCAAAGGCAAGACGATCGACGCCTGGTACTCGGGAAAGCACCGCGACTTCGGCGCCAACATCCAGGCGATCATCAATCCGGACGGACTTCCGATCTGGACCGCCGAGGCGATGCCGGACCATCTTCACGACCTGAGCTGCGCCCGGGAACTCGGCATCACCGCCGCCCTCAACTGGGCAGCCGCCGAACTCGACCTGCCCGCCCTCGCCGACGCCGACTACGAAGGCGCAGGTCACGGCATCAAGACCCCGACCCGGCAACCCGCCGACGGCAAACCCCTCGCCGTCGCCAACCACACGGTGAACCGGCTCTTACGCGGCCTGCGTTGGCAAGGCGAGCAGGGCTTTGCCATGCTGACCGGCCGCTGGAAAACACACCGGCACAGCACCATCAGCCTGACAAGAATCGGCGACGTCGTCGCCGCAGCACTTCACCTCACGCACTTCGAATACCGATATCTATCCGGAGGTCGCTGAGATCACCTCACTATCTGCGTACATTGCTTCAAGTTCATCGACCACCACGCTTAGAGAATATGTTGACGCAGCCGTTTCAAGAGCTCTCTTGCCAAGCTCTCTACGGCGGTCACGGTCAAGGATCAGATGGCGTATGGCTCGGACAATCTCGTCCTCCGCCGGATCAACAACCTCGGCCGCACCTTCATGATCAAGCGATGATGACAGTCCGCAACTCGTTGTGCAAACAACCGGGATGCCCGCGGCCAATGCTTCCAAAACGGTCATGGGATAGGGTTCGTGCACTGATGGGAGGACGTAGACGTCTGCCATCCGCAAACGAGCAATCGCCGCCTCGTGGTCCAGAGCACCTTCATAGGTTAGGCGTCGTCCAATTGCAGGGTGCTCTGCCAGAAGCTCCATCACGAGCGGAAGATCTCCCTCGTCGGGCCCGACGATGCTGAACCGTGCGGGTACGCCTTCAATGATGAGAGCTGCGGCTGCGCGGGCAAAGGTCATCACCCGCTTACGCGGGTGGAGCCGCGCCATAAATAGGATGTCGAGCAGGCCGGCTGTTTCGTCGGGTGCGCGCCGCACGTGCCGTTGATTTACCGCGATTCCGTTGCGGAGCCGCAAAGGGCTTCGTTTTCCTCTCGTCACACGGACGAGGTCATCGTCCTCGGCCGGCGTCAGGGAGAGCAAATGCGTCGCTCCGTCTAGCGCGGGAAGTGTCAGACCGAGGTCGATCAGCCGGGCGGTGAGCCGTCCGTCAGGCCGAATCATACCGTGGGTCTGGACGACGTACGGCGTGCCGGCTCGTCTCAGAGCGGACGCCGCAATCAGCGGTACCAAGTCGCGTGCGAGATGCAGATGGGCTACGTCGAAATCCTTCGCATGCTTCCGGATCCAATGATGCATATCGACCGAATAGAGGCTGGCATGTCGGTATCCGGGAAGGACGGATCTGCTTGGCCACAAACGCGCTGGAACACCCTCCAGTTGCGTGGGCGGTGCACCGCTTCCTTGCCATCCGGCGCTGAGAAGGACGTCATGGCCTCGACGACGGAGCTCGGCACAGTGACCGATGGCCACCGTCAAGGGTCCACCGTATGATCCTCGGTCGTCCACTAAGGTCACTACATGAAGAATGCGCATGGTCGTTACTGGCCCTTTACCCGACGGACAAACCCCGTTCCAGCGGGGACGTCTTTATGCGCCAGAGCTTGTGCTCCGACCACCGCGCCCGCGCCGACGGCAACGCCCCGCAGAACCGTAGCCCGTGCCGCGATCCACGCTCCGCTCTCGATGACGATAGGGCCGTTGTCGTATTCGAAGGTTGGGGAATCCCAGCGGTGGCTGCCGGTGCACAGGAACGCGGCCTGGCTGATGCAGACGTCGTCTCCGACGTTGATGGGTTCGAGGTTGAGCAGCCAGGCGTCCTCGCCGATCCAGCAGTCATCGCCGACGACGAGCTTCCACGGCCAGTGCACTCGCACCCGGTGGCGGATGAACACGTTGCGGCCGATCTGAGCGCCGAACAGTCGCAGGAGGGCCGGGCGTAACCGCACCGGGAGCCACCATTTCTGAAAGACCAGGTTGGAAGTGGCGAACCAGGCGGCCTGCCACAGCTTGTTGCGGCCCTTGTCGTAGCCGGCACCGGTGAAGCCGGCCAAACGGCGGCGCACGACGGTCTGCTCAGCCACGCCGCGCCTCCGGGTGGTCAAGGAACCAGCGGTAGGTGGCGGCGACGCCGTCCCCGAGTGATATCTCTGGCTTCCAACCCATTCCGGTGAGCCGGCTGACGTCGAGGAGCTTCCGAGGAGTTCCGTCGGGCATGGTCACGTCCCAATCGATGTGGCCGTCGTAGCCGACGGCGTCGCGGACCTCGCCCGCGAGGTCGGAGATGGCAACATCGACCCCCGAACCGATGTTGATGTGCTCGGCCTCGTTGTAGTGCTGCAGTAGGAAGACAGATGCGGCGGCCAGGTCGTCCACGTGGAGAAACTCTCGCCGTGGGGTGCCGCTGCCCCACAGGGTGACGTTGTGCCGCGCCTCGACCTTGGCGTCATGGAATTTGCGCAGCATTGCCGGGAGCACGTGGCTGAACTTGAGGTCGAAGTTGTCTCCGGGGCCGTATAGGTTCGTCGGCATCGCCGAGATCCAAGGCACGTTGTGCTGACGACGGATCGCCTGCACCTGCATGATCCCAGCGATCTTCGCGATGGCATACCCGTCGTTGGTTTGCTCCAGCGGGCCGGTCAGCAGAGCGCTCTCCGGGATCGGCTGCGGGGCATGCTTGGGGTAGATGCACGACGAGCCGAGGAACAGAAGCCGCCGTACGCCGTGGCGCAGCGCGGCATCCATGACGTTGAGCTGGATCCGCAGGTTGTCCGAGAGGAAGTCGGCCGGGTAGGTGGCATTTGCCAGGATGCCGCCGACCTTGGCCGCAGCCAGCACGACTACATCGGGCTTGTTGGCGGCGAAGAACTCCTCGACCGCCTCCGCGCGACGAAGGTCGAGTTCGCTCGAGGTGGCACCAATAAGTCGGTCGAAGCCCTGCGCCGCGAGCCGTCGCCACACCGCCGATCCGACCATGCCCCGATGCCCAGCGACATAGATCATGTCGTCGCTGCTGATCAACTCAGAGCTCGCCCGGGCGCGGTATCGAGATCCCTCATGGCCGTGAGAGATATCCATGGGAAGTCATCTCCTTACCGGACGGCAGGCCGCGCTGCTGCGAGAAACCGGCCGCCCCGCAGCGCGTCCGACACTCCGGACGTCTGGGTTCGACAATGGAATTTCATCGTGGCCGCGCACCACAGGGCGCCAAGTTGATTTGTACCTGGCCCCGGCGCCGCCATCACCGAACCCGACACCATCCTCAACCCACGCTTGCCAAGGAGTAGCGCAGATCCATGTGGAATTCCCTTCACTCCTCGGCGATGTATGGACCAACGACCCAACGCGCGAACAGGTGTGCAGCTGAACGGAACATCATGGATCTCGCATCGAAAAACCAATGTCACCCATTCAGCTACGCCGCGCAAACCACGGAAATTCACCGGATCGGGCTAATACTGCAACGGCACTTAGCCTCGGCCCTTCGTTAAGGGCCTGTCCACGGAGTGGGCTGAAAACAAGAAGTGCCTTCTGATCAGGGAAGATAGGACTTGCTGAGGGTCCAATTGACCGCGCCAGAGCGTCGGATCCCAGAATTGGGATCCACGCGGGCAGGTGACCACCTGGTGTCTCTTTCGCCCACATCGACGATATGGCGGTGGGCTGTGCCCCGAACACGTCGCCTCCGTAATCATGGCTCGTCACCCGTTGGGAAGCCTCAGACCGCTCGGCGGCGGGTGGAACTTTAAGCCCAATTTAAGGTGGCAGCGTCGTTTTTTCGGTCACCCCTCGGTCAACGGCGTTTCGAACCGTGGGTCTTCGCAAGAAGGGGTATTCAGAACGGTCAGCCCCTGAATGATATTCAAACCTGGCGAGGTGTTTCTGAAGATCGATCTTCAGCGCGGTGACCTGTACGTTCTGCCCTGACAGGTGTTTCTTTCCGGAGAAGCCGTGGCAGTGCTCACGATCCCCGACTGGGGGAGGAAGCCGTCGACCAGCACGCCCCGTTACCTTTTTGATCGTCCCCAGCCGGGGACTGCTCGGTCGCTGGTCCGGTATGACTTACTGCTCCTGTCGTACGCATGATCCGGGGGTGTTGTCGCCGGGCCGGGTGGCGTCGGCGGACCGCTGATAGAGACCCGGCCACCCCTCGGGTAGGTCTCTCCGCAACGTGGCTGCCGGCAGTCCGAAGCTCAGACCAGCGGCCGAGCCCATGATGGACATCGTGGGAGGCGAAAGCGTGCACGACGAGTACGGCGTGTTCCTCGGCTTTGACGTCGGCAAGAGTGACCACCATGCGGTCGCCCTGGACCCGGCGGGTAAGCGGCTGCATGACGCGGCGCTGCCGAATACCGAGGCTGGGCTGCGGAAACTGTTCGACAAGCTCGGCCGGCACGGCCGGATCCTGGCGGTGGTCGACCAGCCCGCCTCGATCGGCGCCCTGCCCGTCGCGGTCGCCCGGGCCTGCGGACACCAGGTCGCCTACCTACCCGGCCTGGTCATGCGACGGCTCGCTGACCTGCACCCCGGCACGGCCAAGACCGACGCTCGCGACGCCTACGAAATCGCCGACGCGGCCCGCACGTTGCCACACACGCTGCGCCGGGTCGACACCGGTGATGACACCCTCGCGAGCTGGAAGTG is part of the Actinoplanes sp. NBC_00393 genome and harbors:
- a CDS encoding glycosyltransferase — its product is MTVAIGHCAELRRRGHDVLLSAGWQGSGAPPTQLEGVPARLWPSRSVLPGYRHASLYSVDMHHWIRKHAKDFDVAHLHLARDLVPLIAASALRRAGTPYVVQTHGMIRPDGRLTARLIDLGLTLPALDGATHLLSLTPAEDDDLVRVTRGKRSPLRLRNGIAVNQRHVRRAPDETAGLLDILFMARLHPRKRVMTFARAAAALIIEGVPARFSIVGPDEGDLPLVMELLAEHPAIGRRLTYEGALDHEAAIARLRMADVYVLPSVHEPYPMTVLEALAAGIPVVCTTSCGLSSSLDHEGAAEVVDPAEDEIVRAIRHLILDRDRRRELGKRALETAASTYSLSVVVDELEAMYADSEVISATSG
- a CDS encoding class I SAM-dependent DNA methyltransferase; this encodes MTKQTYRQAFSSHDAAAAYAKRYTNSTYDNLLWDIEREQLRELIRSHCAESSRHRALDFATGTGRVLPVISEFFPSVVGVDVAQPMLDIAKASCPTATLHQADLSTGALLPEAPFQLVTAFRFLFNAEEELRASALRGIRANLADEGSVLIINNHGSTPSIRSVSHAAWTMVRPFLKLNHNRLSHRAVMRLLKDSGFEIVEWRSTGLAGEKLWRLLPSAIVARVERKASRSRAMKWVLLNRLYACRPLTNPSVR
- a CDS encoding GDP-L-fucose synthase family protein; its protein translation is MDISHGHEGSRYRARASSELISSDDMIYVAGHRGMVGSAVWRRLAAQGFDRLIGATSSELDLRRAEAVEEFFAANKPDVVVLAAAKVGGILANATYPADFLSDNLRIQLNVMDAALRHGVRRLLFLGSSCIYPKHAPQPIPESALLTGPLEQTNDGYAIAKIAGIMQVQAIRRQHNVPWISAMPTNLYGPGDNFDLKFSHVLPAMLRKFHDAKVEARHNVTLWGSGTPRREFLHVDDLAAASVFLLQHYNEAEHINIGSGVDVAISDLAGEVRDAVGYDGHIDWDVTMPDGTPRKLLDVSRLTGMGWKPEISLGDGVAATYRWFLDHPEARRG
- a CDS encoding DapH/DapD/GlmU-related protein; protein product: MAEQTVVRRRLAGFTGAGYDKGRNKLWQAAWFATSNLVFQKWWLPVRLRPALLRLFGAQIGRNVFIRHRVRVHWPWKLVVGDDCWIGEDAWLLNLEPINVGDDVCISQAAFLCTGSHRWDSPTFEYDNGPIVIESGAWIAARATVLRGVAVGAGAVVGAQALAHKDVPAGTGFVRRVKGQ
- a CDS encoding O-antigen polymerase, which translates into the protein MVIIRVTSGGLDLFNPAVIFSLSFALLFVIRPIYELRSSSFGESFLGLPIPATMGKAVVVASFGLLFFGVGYGMPLGKTLGQRVPPPSHIECPTFFKGRIFVVFFISALGFASLVASHGGLAFLMSLWAGRSPEVTLALRSSSGYLYLAPLAVTGISVWIFAIGVRARRKLWIVIALILMIYSDIAVLGLGSRSYFLPQILALAMAYYLVRNRRPSLSALLAAVVVVFVIGITLPRVYRDTQVNENGLTSAWSTSVDVRQSLDDFLLGPDTAMVDALAFEVDAVPERYDFTYGATFVNALAKPVPRTLWASKPRSADEELNALLFSSSYERGTGVAFSVFGEPWLNLGWVGEILVLSTLGIAARALYEFLQKNRANAAAIAVFAVCSPYAFVFMRGGIGVDYFRMAFALLPLLWVLRGVAELRFGPSRSAGLPQP
- a CDS encoding transposase family protein codes for the protein MIGYLAMLDVPRELVRHLARLLTDHRRLLGTRRRTRALTCYYQALMILIWFRKVEDTALLGAGFGVCRATAYRYIAEGITVLAAQRPDLHDALRCAADDGWAFVILDGKLFDSDRLAETTTSIKGKTIDAWYSGKHRDFGANIQAIINPDGLPIWTAEAMPDHLHDLSCARELGITAALNWAAAELDLPALADADYEGAGHGIKTPTRQPADGKPLAVANHTVNRLLRGLRWQGEQGFAMLTGRWKTHRHSTISLTRIGDVVAAALHLTHFEYRYLSGGR